The DNA sequence TCTTACAATATCAAACAGAGCCGCATAGACTTCTTCAGTCATGCTCCCCAGTAGAGCATAGACCATTGGAAAggactagaaaaaaaataaaaagtaaatagtgAGAAATATGTTAAGAAAAAAGCATTtagattattcataaaaaatatcaattatccaACACTTACTACACTTTTGAAAACCACCTGGATAGTAAGGAAACATTTCAAATCTGCTGGAACACGAGGCACAGTCTTGAACGTCCCATCAATCCCAACCAATGTCACAGTGGCCAATTCTTCTCTGTATTTGTTGACTGCATCCATGTTCGCAAAGATCACACCAACACTCCTTCCATTGACGACCAATGCTTGTTGAAAGAAcctagtaataatttttaaaatacaatttttaataatttggaacAGTTTaccctaaaataatttaatacaatacattattcaatTTGTAACTGTATGGTTAAGTATTCACAATTACAAATACCATGgtaccaataattttaatatttgtttgtaactgaataataattaggtGCAATTTGCACTGTCAGCAACATAGAGTATCATAGAGGCGCCGTATCGATAAATATTGAGGCGACCAATGCCTCCTTTTACAGTGTGACCACCAGGCACCAATACAATGTT is a window from the Acyrthosiphon pisum isolate AL4f unplaced genomic scaffold, pea_aphid_22Mar2018_4r6ur Scaffold_15001;HRSCAF=15654, whole genome shotgun sequence genome containing:
- the LOC107885797 gene encoding uncharacterized protein LOC107885797; its protein translation is MVFGKLFQIIKNCILKIITRFFQQALVVNGRSVGVIFANMDAVNKYREELATVTLVGIDGTFKTVPRVPADLKCFLTIQVVFKSVSFPMVYALLGSMTEEVYAALFDI